One part of the Lotus japonicus ecotype B-129 chromosome 2, LjGifu_v1.2 genome encodes these proteins:
- the LOC130739390 gene encoding methionine S-methyltransferase produces the protein MGGASPTTVDEFLQQCKQSGDAAYAALRSLLERLDNPQTRSQARIFLSQLQKRFPTKESCDQCFQTYHFRIEDVQLDHYEGYQGRKKLTMMVIPSIFLPEDWSFTFYEGINRNTDSIFKDRTVAELGCGNGWISIAIAEKWLPSKVYGLDINPRAVKISWINLYLNALDENGQLVYDEEKKTLLDRVEFYESDLLSYCREKDIQLDRIVGCIPQILNPNPDAMSKMITENASEEFLHSLSNYCALQGFVEDQFGLGLIARAVEEGITVIKPAGIMIFNMGGRPGQGVCRRLFERRGFRITKLWQTKILQASDTDIAALVEIEKNSPHRFEFFMGLSGDQPICARTAWAYGKSGGSISHALSVYSCQLRQPNQVKVIFEFLKNGFQEISSSLDLSFEDDSVADEKIPFLAYLASTLKNNSHFPYEPPAGSKRFRNLIAGFLKTYHHIPLTADNVVIFPSRTAAIENALRLFTPRLAIVDEHLTRYLPRKWLTSLALESTGTVDSLDDTITVIEAPRQSDLMIELIKKLKPQVVVTGIAHFESVTSSAFVHLLDTTREVGSRLFLDISDQFELSSLPGSNGVLKYLSGTHLPSHAAIICGLVKNKVYPDLEVAFVISEDTSLFNALTKTVELLEGNTALISQYYYGCIFHELLAFQLAGRHTHAERKCENVQSDDMIGFSKSALSVLNDAELSIDGVENGSLIHMDVDQIFLPVPSLVKAAIFESFARQNMSESETDVTASIKEFVKSNYAFPTDSNMEFIYADNSKTLFNKLVLCCIKEGGTLCFPAGSNGNYVSSARFLKAETVIVPTDVNVGFKFTEKTLTGVLGTVKNPWVYISGPTANPTGSVYSNKEIGEILSICAKFGARVIIDTSSSGLEFDCEGWGGWDLEGCLAKLNSPLKPSFCVSLLGGLSLKMLCGVLRFGFLILNQPVLVETFYSCQGLSKPHSTVRYATRKLLELRAQKPSILSDAIVEHIRTLKSRSKCLKEVLEKSGWEVLESWSGVSVVAKPSAYLNKTVKLKIPPKGEGSQGNATKEIKLDDSNIRNAILNATGLCINSGSWTGIPGYCRFNIALEENDFKKALDCIQKFKEVALN, from the exons ATGGGTGGCGCTTCTCCGACGACGGTGGACGAGTTCCTGCAACAGTGCAAACAATCCGGCGACGCCGCATACGCCGCCTTACGATCTCTCCTGGAGCGCCTCGACAATCCGCAAACCCGTTCCCAGGCTAGGATCTTCCTCTCCCAACTCCAGAAGCGTTTCCCGACCAAGGAGTCCTGCGATCAATGCTTCCAAACCTACCATTTTCGCATCGAAGATGTTCAGTTGGATCACTACGAAG GGTACCAAGGGAGGAAGAAATTGACCATGATGGTGATTCCTAGCATTTTTCTCCCTGAGGATTGGTCCTTTACTTTCTATGAAGGGATTAATAGGAACACTGATTCCATTTTCAAGGATAGGACTGTTGCTGAGTTAGGTTGTGGAAATGGGTGGATTTCTATTGCCATAGCTGAGAAGTGGTTACCATCCAAG GTTTATGGTCTTGATATCAATCCTAGGGCAGTGAAGATTTCTTGGATAAACTTGTACTTGAAtgctttggatgaaaatgggCAGCTTGTCTATGATGAGGAGAAGAAAACTTTGCTGGACAGGGTAGAGTTCTATGAATCTGATCTTCTATCCTATTGCAGAGAAAAAGACATTCAACTTGACAGAATTGTAGGATGCATACCTCAG ATTCTTAATCCAAATCCAGATGCAATGTCCAAGATGATAACAGAAAATGCCAGTGAGGAATTCCTTCATTCTCTGAGTAATTATTGTGCACTTCAG GGTTTTGTGGAGGATCAGTTTGGCTTGGGTTTAATTGCAAGGGCAGTTGAAGAGGGGATAACAGTAATCAAACCAGCTGGAATTATGATCTTTAATATGGGAGGCCGCCCAGGTCAAGGTGTTTGCAGACGATTGTTTGAACGTCGGGGTTTTCGCATTACAAAGCTTTGGCAAACTAAAATCCTTCAGGCAA GTGACACAGATATTGCAGCCTTAGTTGAGATTGAGAAAAACAGCCCACACCGTTTTGAGTTCTTTATGGGACTTTCTGGAGATCAGCCTATTTGTGCAAGGACAGCATGGGCTTATGGAAAATCTGGTGGCAGCATTTCCCATGCTTTATCAGTTTACAGTTGTCAACTTCGTCAACCTAACCAG GTTAAGGTTATATTTGAGTTTCTAAAAAATGGATTTCAAGAGATTAGCAGTTCTCTAGACTTGTCTTTTGAGGATGATTCTGTAGCTGATGAGAAGATTCCTTTCCTTGCTTATCTTGCAAGCACTCTAAAAAACAATTCTCATTTCCCGTATGAGCCACCAGCTGGAAGCAAACGTTTCCGCAATCTCATTGCAGGATTTTTGAAGACTTATCACCACATTCCACTCACTGCCGAT AATGTTGTTATTTTTCCCTCAAGGACTGCAGCAATTGAGAATGCTCTTCGCTTGTTTACACCTCGCCTTGCAATTGTGGATGAACATTTGACTCGATACCTACCTAGGAAGTGGTTAACATCTTTGGCACTTGAG AGCACTGGAACTGTTGACTCTTTAGATGATACAATTACTGTAATTGAAGCCCCTCGGCAATCAGACTTGATGATAGAACTAATAAAGAAATTGAAGCCTCAAGTGGTGGTGACTGGGATTGCTCATTTTGAGTCTGTTACTAGTTCAGCTTTTGTGCACCTCCTAGATACAACACGAGAGGTTGGATCTCGTCTTTTCTTGGACATATCAGATCAATTTGAGCTATCCAGCCTTCCAGGATCAAATGGGGTCCTGAAGTATCTGTCAGGAACTCATCTGCCCTCTCATGCGGCAATCATATGTGGACTGGTAAAGAACAAG GTTTATCCAGATTTAGAAGTAGCTTTTGTTATTTCAGAAGACACATCCCTCTTTAACGCCTTGACCAAAACTGTTGAATTATTAGAAGGCAATACTGCACTAATTAGTCAGTACTACTATGGCTGTATATTTCATGAGCTTCTTGCTTTTCAGCTTGCTGGCCGACATACACATGCTGAG AGGAAATGCGAAAATGTCCAATCAGATGATATGATAGGTTTTTCTAAATCAGCCTTATCCGTCCTTAATGATGCAGAGCTATCTATTGATGGGGTAGAGAATGGGTCCCTCATCCACATGGATGTTGATCAGATCTTCTTGCCAGTTCCATCTCTTGTTAAGGCTGCTATTTTTGAAAGTTTTGCTAGACAAAACATGTCTGAGTCTGAAACTGATGTCACTGCCAGCATCAAAGAATTTGTTAAGAGCAACTATGCTTTTCCAACCGATAGCAACATGGAATTTATATATGCTGACAATTCAAAAACTCTTTTCAATAAGCTGGTCCTTTGCTGCATCAAAGAAGGTGGAACCCTCTGTTTTCCAGCTGGATCAAATGGGAACTATGTATCTTCTGCCAGATTTTTGAAAGCGGAGACAGTGATAGTCCCTACTGATGTCAATGTTGGTTTTAAGTTCACAGAAAAGACACTCACTGGAGTCCTTGGGACTGTGAAAAACCCATGGGTGTATATATCTGGTCCTACAGCCAATCCGACTGGCTCAGTTTATAGCAACAAAGAGATAGGAGAGATTTTAAGCATTTGTGCTAAATTTGGTGCAAGAGTTATAATTGATACTTCATCCTCGGGTTTGGAATTTGACTGTGAGGGCTGGGGTGGCTGGGATTTAGAGGGGTGTTTGGCTAAGCTGAATTCTCCGTTGAAGCCATCATTCTGTGTGTCTCTTCTTGGAGGATTGTCTCTGAAGATGCTCTGTGGTGTTCTCAGATTTGGGTTTCTTATTCTAAACCAGCCGGTATTGGTTGAGACATTTTATAGTTGTCAAGGTTTAAGCAAACCTCATAGTACTGTTAGATATGCTACGAGGAAGTTGCTGGAGCTCAGAGCGCAGAAACCATCAATCCTATCAGATGCTATTGTTGAACACATTAGGACATTGAAAAGTAGGTCCAAGTGCTTGAAAGAG GTACTTGAGAAAAGCGGCTGGGAAGTACTTGAATCGTGGTCTGGTGTTTCTGTTGTGGCCAAACCTTCTGCCTATCTCAACAAGACTGTTAAGCTAAAGATTCCACCAAAAGGTGAAGGCAGTCAAGGAAATGCTACTAAGGAAATAAAGCTTGACGACTCTAATATTAGGAATGCCATTCTTAACGCCACTGGTTTATGCATCAACAGTGGCTCCTGGACGGGAATTCCTGGGTACTGTCGTTTCAATATTGCGCTTGAAGAAAATGATTTCAAAAAGGCATTGGATTGTATACAAAAATTCAAAGAAGTCGCACTAAATTGA